The following proteins come from a genomic window of Leptospira andrefontaineae:
- a CDS encoding response regulator, producing the protein MISTLIADDHLLIREGLRKILSEEEDIEIVYEAENGQQVLDYLASQSVQVLILDINMPLMSGLDILKYVHKLSPDTRVLILSMYPEDRFAVRALKAGASGYITKASAGDELISAVRKVIEGARYISPEATEMLVRELSKPTDRLPHETLSEREFQILMLLVKGKNVRSISEDLGLSVNTVNTYRARIFEKMSLKSTQELVRYAYDHKLLE; encoded by the coding sequence ATGATTTCCACATTGATTGCTGATGATCATTTATTGATCCGAGAAGGTTTAAGGAAGATCTTATCGGAAGAGGAGGATATAGAGATCGTTTACGAGGCGGAAAACGGACAACAGGTTTTGGATTATCTTGCAAGTCAATCCGTGCAAGTGCTGATCCTGGATATCAATATGCCTTTGATGAGTGGTTTGGATATATTAAAATATGTTCATAAACTTTCTCCTGATACACGGGTTCTGATCTTAAGTATGTATCCGGAAGATAGATTTGCAGTGCGTGCTTTGAAAGCTGGGGCATCCGGTTATATCACTAAGGCAAGTGCCGGAGATGAACTTATCTCCGCAGTTCGTAAGGTGATAGAAGGTGCTAGATATATTAGTCCGGAAGCAACTGAGATGTTAGTAAGAGAACTTTCTAAACCAACGGATAGGCTTCCTCATGAAACTCTTTCGGAAAGGGAATTTCAGATACTTATGCTTTTGGTGAAAGGTAAGAATGTTCGATCTATTTCCGAAGACCTTGGTTTAAGTGTGAATACAGTAAACACATATAGAGCTAGGATTTTTGAGAAGATGAGTTTGAAGTCCACACAAGAACTTGTTCGTTACGCTTACGATCATAAACTTTTGGAATAA
- a CDS encoding GAF domain-containing sensor histidine kinase, whose translation MQGFSNIDQEPSYGSFSEPFPRESEGFSAEDPIDRSNQEDQNTKDELLKKISVLNLLQQVATAANEANDVESVLQFSVDRICVIADWKLGLVCLVLEESERPEYSSISFSREEKFLKEFRNLLRTKSKKQESILTEKVRSVRKPILLENYPSYLKGDIKELSLKAGIKEAIGIPILVKENLVGVLEFYSGNESTDPSFFEAVSHISSQIGRVFERREAENHLKTSGEQLRALSARLQEVREEERLLIAREVHDELGQLLTVLKIDLTLLKNNFQKSKVSDSKLVSELLSMIKVADSGIESVQRIATELRPLILEDLGLLEGIEWYAKDFEKRSGIRCEIKIPAGILPLEKDPSIALFRIFQEALTNAARHSKASFIQVSCLEEGRFLILKIQDNGLGIDPKKIAQSKSLGLIGMRERAVVLGGEVSITGELEKGTSVIVKIPISNQNKEDFL comes from the coding sequence GTGCAAGGCTTTTCGAATATCGACCAAGAGCCGAGTTACGGTTCCTTCTCTGAACCTTTTCCTCGCGAATCCGAAGGATTTTCTGCGGAAGATCCTATTGATAGATCCAATCAAGAAGACCAAAACACAAAAGACGAACTCTTAAAAAAGATATCGGTTTTAAATCTTCTGCAACAGGTGGCTACTGCTGCAAACGAAGCAAATGATGTGGAATCAGTGCTTCAATTTTCTGTAGATAGGATCTGTGTGATTGCAGATTGGAAATTAGGTCTCGTATGTTTAGTATTAGAAGAATCTGAAAGACCAGAATATTCTTCCATCTCCTTCTCAAGGGAAGAAAAATTCCTAAAAGAGTTTAGGAATTTATTAAGAACCAAATCCAAAAAACAAGAATCTATTCTTACTGAAAAAGTTAGGAGCGTTAGGAAACCGATACTACTCGAGAATTATCCTTCTTATTTAAAAGGAGATATAAAAGAACTTTCGTTGAAAGCAGGTATCAAAGAAGCGATTGGAATTCCAATTTTAGTAAAAGAAAACCTAGTTGGCGTTTTGGAATTTTATTCCGGAAATGAATCTACTGACCCTTCTTTTTTCGAAGCCGTTTCTCATATTAGCTCTCAGATAGGTAGGGTATTTGAAAGAAGGGAGGCGGAAAATCATCTCAAAACCTCCGGAGAACAATTAAGAGCATTATCTGCAAGATTACAGGAGGTCCGAGAGGAAGAAAGACTCTTGATTGCGAGAGAGGTCCACGATGAGTTAGGGCAATTATTAACTGTTCTTAAAATAGATCTTACATTATTAAAAAATAATTTTCAAAAATCAAAAGTTTCCGATTCAAAATTAGTATCCGAACTTCTATCCATGATCAAGGTTGCCGACTCAGGAATTGAATCTGTACAGAGGATCGCCACAGAGCTTAGACCCTTGATTTTAGAGGATTTGGGGCTTTTGGAAGGAATAGAATGGTATGCTAAAGATTTCGAGAAAAGATCGGGAATTCGCTGCGAAATCAAGATCCCTGCAGGAATTCTACCTTTAGAAAAAGACCCATCTATCGCATTATTCCGCATTTTCCAAGAAGCATTGACTAACGCAGCAAGGCACTCCAAGGCAAGTTTTATCCAGGTTTCCTGCTTGGAAGAAGGCAGATTTCTCATTCTAAAGATCCAAGACAATGGACTAGGAATTGATCCTAAAAAAATAGCCCAATCCAAATCTCTCGGATTGATCGGAATGAGAGAAAGAGCAGTCGTGCTTGGTGGAGAAGTTTCCATCACAGGCGAATTAGAAAAAGGCACAAGTGTGATCGTAAAAATACCAATCTCAAATCAAAATAAGGAGGATTTCTTATGA
- a CDS encoding hybrid sensor histidine kinase/response regulator has product MKNAPTIDPKQDKDSINPKQLLEVLTSFKRGDFSKRMPLDQVGIAGKISDLINDIMDQNDRMVKEFERISNEVGQEGKISQRVSGISSTGSWGTCMNSINSLIGNLVQPNTEVMRVIGAVAGGDLSQNMSLEIEGRPLKGEFFRTAKIVNIMVDQLNSFASEVTRVAKEVGTEGKLGGQADVRGVAGTWKDLTDSVNSMASNLTGQVRDIAEVTKAVATGDLSKKITVDVKGEILELKNTINTMVDQLNSFASEVTRVAREVGTEGKLGGQADVRGVAGTWKDLTDSVNSMASNLTGQVRNIAEVTTAVARGDLSKKITVDVKGEIIEIKKTINTMVDQLNSFASEVTRVAREVGTEGELGGQADVRGVAGTWKDLTDSVNSMASNLTGQVRNIAEVTTAVARGDLSKKITVDVKGEILELKDTINTMVDQLNSFASEVTRVAREVGTEGALGGQADVQGVAGTWKDLTDSVNSMASNLTGQVRNIAEVTTAVARGDLSKKITVDVKGEILELKDTINTMVDQLNSFASEVTRVAREVGTEGKLGGQADVQGVAGTWKDLTDSVNSMASNLTGQVRNIAEVTTAVATGDLSKKITVDVKGEILELKDTINTMVDQLNSFASEVTRVAREVGTEGKLGGQANVRGVAGTWKDLTDSVNSMASNLTGQVRNIAEVTTAVATGDLSKKITVDVKGEILELKNTINTMVDQLNSFASEVTRVAREVGAEGKLGGQADVRGVAGTWKDLTDSVNFMAGNLTGQVRDIAEVTKAVATGDLSKKITVDVKGEILELKNTINTMVDQLNSFASEVTRVAKEVGTEGKLGGQADVRGVAGTWKDLTDSVNSMASNLTGQVRNIAEVTTAVARGDLSKKITVDVKGEILELKDTINTMVDQLNSFASEVTRVAREVGTEGELGGQADVRGVAGTWKDLTDSVNSMASNLTGQVRNIAEVTTAVARGDLSKKITVDVKGEILELKDTINTMVDQLNSFASEVTRVAREVGTEGKLGGQANVQGVAGIWKDLTDSVNFMANNLTTQVRGIAKVVTSVANGDLKKKLYLEAKGEIAELSDTINDMIDTLGLFGDQVTTVAKEVGIEGRLGGQASVPGAAGLWRNLTDNVNQLASNLTTQVRAIAEVATGVTKGDLSRTVTIQAAGEVAALSDNINEMIRNLRETTRINTEQDWLKTNLAKFTRLLQGQRNLVNVSKLILSELAPLVSAQHGAFFITENVEEGPLLKLLVSYAYQERKNVSNRFYPGEGLIGQCFLEKERILVTQVPSSYIMINSALGEAPPINIVVLPVLFEGEVKAVIELASFSNFTPIHLNFLDQLTESIGIVLNTIAAGMRTEELLIQSQTLTEELQGRQEELTNTNQRLEEQAKSLKASEDMLKDQREELQEKNEELEEKARLLAKKNSEVERKNREVEQARHSLEEKARQLALTSRYKSEFLANMSHELRTPLNNMLILSRLLYDNESKNLSEKQTEYAKTIHSSGNDLLQLINDILDLSKIESGKMSVDLDSVSIEELGGYLDRSFRETARNKDLKFQVEIDSELPSRITTDLQRLQQILQNLLSNAFKFTHKGGVKLRIESSPGGWSKDHKILSQAGGVIAFSVIDTGIGISSEKQGLIFEAFRQADGSTSRKYGGTGLGLSISKEITRILGGELKLESEPEVGSKFTLYLPLDYIQVEENPIEPDSIKWSENPDNDYSGSSDSYVRSKIKATRRVLEDETQNESKEKVLIIEEDETFAKSLLEIAKSNGFKGTVALDGKSGISALQESSFNAVLLDVQLSDMDGSLILNWLKRNPKLRQLPVHVLSGENDWRRSLEIGAISHLRKPVGIESLNEAFEKIKTYLHKTDKTLYVCGIEKEHSEFLKDKLTSKDLIFKSLESGQELLEILQKEIPDCILIGNEFKDMSASDLVSRISLLDPERTLILFYSDEQNGPESFQKLLSFNGSNILKFVNSRATSLEEIKIHLHEPESNSKSGDAYSLEGHKVLIVDDDVRNIFALTSMLELHKMQIHYAESALDGIKILEKNQDIEIVLMDVMMPDMDGYEAMKVIRSKAEFVNLPILALTAKAMKGDREKCIEAGATEYITKPVSVDHLLSLLRVLLCR; this is encoded by the coding sequence ATGAAGAATGCCCCAACAATAGATCCCAAACAAGATAAAGATTCTATCAATCCAAAACAATTATTGGAAGTTCTTACTTCGTTTAAGCGAGGGGACTTCTCTAAACGAATGCCTTTGGACCAAGTAGGGATCGCAGGTAAGATCTCAGACTTAATAAACGATATCATGGACCAAAACGATAGAATGGTCAAAGAGTTTGAAAGGATCAGTAATGAAGTTGGACAAGAAGGAAAAATTTCTCAAAGGGTGAGCGGGATTTCTTCTACGGGTTCTTGGGGAACTTGTATGAATTCTATCAACTCTCTCATTGGAAATTTGGTACAGCCAAATACGGAAGTGATGAGGGTGATCGGTGCAGTGGCAGGCGGGGACCTTTCTCAAAATATGTCTTTGGAAATAGAGGGAAGACCTCTTAAAGGAGAATTTTTTAGAACTGCAAAGATCGTAAACATCATGGTGGACCAGTTGAACTCATTCGCTTCGGAGGTGACCCGGGTTGCAAAAGAGGTAGGAACAGAAGGAAAGCTTGGTGGTCAAGCGGACGTTCGAGGAGTAGCAGGAACCTGGAAAGACTTAACGGATAGTGTGAACTCCATGGCGTCTAACTTAACCGGTCAGGTGCGTGATATTGCGGAAGTTACCAAAGCGGTTGCGACAGGTGACTTGTCCAAGAAGATCACAGTGGACGTTAAAGGAGAGATCCTTGAACTTAAAAACACAATCAACACGATGGTGGACCAGTTAAACTCATTCGCTTCCGAGGTAACCAGGGTTGCTCGAGAAGTGGGAACAGAAGGTAAGCTTGGTGGTCAAGCAGACGTTCGAGGAGTTGCAGGAACTTGGAAAGACTTAACGGATAGTGTGAACTCGATGGCCTCCAACCTTACAGGCCAGGTTCGTAATATTGCCGAAGTTACTACAGCGGTAGCTCGAGGTGACTTATCTAAGAAGATCACAGTGGATGTTAAGGGAGAGATCATAGAAATTAAAAAAACAATAAACACGATGGTGGACCAGTTAAACTCATTCGCTTCCGAGGTAACGAGGGTTGCTCGAGAAGTGGGAACTGAAGGAGAGCTTGGTGGTCAAGCAGACGTTCGAGGAGTAGCCGGAACCTGGAAAGACTTAACGGATAGTGTGAACTCGATGGCCTCCAACCTTACAGGCCAGGTTCGTAATATTGCCGAAGTTACTACAGCGGTAGCTCGTGGTGACTTATCTAAGAAGATCACAGTGGATGTTAAGGGAGAGATCTTAGAATTAAAAGATACCATTAACACGATGGTGGACCAGTTAAACTCATTCGCTTCCGAGGTAACCAGGGTTGCCCGAGAGGTAGGAACTGAAGGAGCATTAGGTGGTCAGGCAGATGTGCAGGGTGTTGCGGGGACTTGGAAAGACTTAACAGATAGTGTGAACTCGATGGCTTCCAACCTTACAGGTCAGGTTCGTAATATTGCCGAAGTTACTACAGCAGTTGCTCGAGGCGACTTATCCAAGAAGATCACAGTGGATGTTAAGGGAGAGATCCTAGAACTAAAGGATACCATTAACACGATGGTGGACCAGTTGAACTCATTCGCTTCCGAGGTAACGAGGGTTGCTCGAGAAGTGGGAACGGAAGGAAAACTTGGTGGTCAGGCGGATGTGCAGGGTGTAGCGGGAACTTGGAAAGACTTAACGGATAGTGTGAACTCGATGGCTTCCAACCTTACAGGTCAGGTTCGTAATATTGCCGAAGTTACTACAGCGGTTGCAACAGGTGACTTATCCAAGAAGATCACAGTGGATGTTAAGGGAGAGATCTTAGAGTTAAAAGATACCATTAACACGATGGTGGACCAGTTGAACTCATTCGCTTCCGAGGTAACCAGGGTTGCTCGAGAAGTGGGAACAGAAGGTAAACTTGGTGGTCAAGCAAACGTTCGAGGAGTAGCGGGGACTTGGAAGGACTTAACAGATAGTGTGAACTCCATGGCTTCCAACCTTACGGGTCAGGTTCGTAATATTGCCGAAGTTACTACAGCGGTTGCAACAGGTGACTTATCCAAGAAGATCACAGTGGATGTTAAGGGAGAGATCCTAGAACTTAAAAACACAATCAACACGATGGTGGATCAGCTGAACTCATTCGCTTCGGAGGTGACCCGGGTTGCAAGAGAGGTGGGTGCAGAAGGTAAACTGGGTGGACAGGCTGACGTTCGAGGAGTTGCAGGAACCTGGAAGGACTTAACGGATAGTGTGAACTTCATGGCCGGTAACTTAACCGGTCAGGTGCGTGATATTGCAGAAGTTACCAAGGCGGTTGCGACAGGTGACTTGTCCAAGAAAATCACAGTGGATGTTAAGGGAGAGATCCTAGAACTCAAAAACACAATCAACACGATGGTGGATCAGTTGAACTCATTCGCTTCCGAGGTGACCCGGGTTGCAAAAGAGGTAGGAACGGAAGGTAAACTGGGTGGACAGGCAGACGTTCGAGGAGTTGCAGGAACCTGGAAAGACTTAACGGATAGTGTGAACTCGATGGCCTCCAACCTTACAGGCCAGGTTCGTAATATTGCAGAAGTTACTACAGCGGTAGCTCGAGGTGACTTATCCAAGAAGATCACAGTGGATGTTAAGGGAGAGATCTTAGAGCTCAAGGATACCATTAACACGATGGTGGACCAGTTAAACTCATTCGCTTCCGAGGTAACGAGGGTTGCCCGAGAGGTGGGAACGGAAGGAGAGCTTGGTGGTCAGGCAGATGTTCGAGGAGTAGCGGGGACTTGGAAAGACTTAACAGACAGTGTGAACTCGATGGCTTCCAACCTTACAGGCCAGGTTCGTAATATTGCCGAAGTTACTACAGCGGTAGCTCGAGGTGACTTATCCAAGAAGATCACAGTGGATGTTAAGGGAGAGATCTTAGAATTAAAAGATACTATTAACACGATGGTGGACCAGTTGAACTCATTCGCTTCCGAGGTAACGAGGGTTGCAAGAGAGGTAGGTACAGAAGGTAAACTGGGTGGTCAGGCAAATGTGCAAGGGGTCGCAGGTATCTGGAAAGACTTAACAGATAGTGTGAACTTTATGGCAAATAATCTCACCACTCAGGTAAGGGGTATCGCTAAGGTCGTAACCTCGGTTGCGAATGGAGACTTAAAGAAAAAGTTATATTTAGAAGCAAAAGGAGAGATCGCAGAACTCTCGGATACGATCAACGATATGATAGATACCTTAGGACTTTTCGGAGACCAGGTAACTACAGTTGCAAAAGAAGTAGGTATCGAAGGAAGATTAGGAGGCCAAGCAAGTGTGCCTGGTGCTGCCGGTCTTTGGAGAAACCTTACGGATAACGTGAACCAGCTTGCTTCCAACTTGACTACTCAGGTAAGGGCGATTGCAGAAGTGGCAACTGGTGTGACCAAGGGAGATCTATCTCGAACAGTTACTATCCAGGCTGCAGGTGAGGTGGCTGCCTTATCCGATAACATCAACGAAATGATCCGAAACTTGAGAGAGACTACTCGGATCAACACGGAGCAAGACTGGTTAAAAACAAACCTTGCGAAATTCACAAGACTATTACAGGGGCAAAGGAATTTAGTTAACGTAAGTAAACTTATATTATCCGAACTTGCACCGCTTGTTTCCGCACAACATGGAGCATTCTTCATAACGGAAAACGTAGAAGAAGGCCCATTACTTAAACTACTTGTAAGTTATGCTTACCAAGAAAGGAAAAATGTATCCAATCGTTTCTACCCGGGAGAAGGTCTGATAGGCCAATGTTTCCTGGAAAAAGAAAGGATACTTGTTACTCAAGTCCCTTCCAGTTATATCATGATCAATTCGGCTTTGGGAGAAGCTCCTCCTATAAATATAGTCGTCTTACCAGTGTTATTCGAAGGAGAAGTTAAAGCGGTAATTGAACTTGCTTCCTTCTCCAATTTCACTCCGATCCATTTGAACTTCTTGGATCAGTTGACTGAAAGTATCGGGATCGTATTGAACACGATTGCGGCAGGTATGAGAACGGAAGAACTTCTGATCCAATCCCAAACTCTGACAGAAGAGTTACAAGGACGACAAGAAGAATTGACCAATACAAACCAACGATTGGAAGAACAAGCCAAATCCTTGAAGGCTTCCGAGGATATGCTCAAGGACCAAAGGGAGGAGTTGCAGGAAAAGAACGAAGAGTTGGAAGAAAAAGCAAGATTACTCGCCAAAAAGAACAGCGAGGTGGAAAGGAAGAACAGAGAGGTAGAACAGGCAAGACATTCATTGGAAGAAAAAGCTCGCCAGCTCGCTCTCACTTCCAGATACAAATCTGAGTTCTTAGCAAACATGTCCCACGAGTTAAGAACTCCTTTGAACAATATGCTGATCCTCTCTCGTTTATTGTATGATAACGAAAGTAAAAATTTATCTGAAAAACAAACTGAATATGCAAAAACAATCCATAGTTCCGGAAATGATCTATTGCAGTTGATCAATGATATATTAGATCTTTCTAAAATTGAATCCGGTAAGATGAGTGTGGATCTGGATTCGGTTTCTATAGAAGAGTTAGGAGGATATTTGGATCGTTCCTTTAGGGAGACTGCAAGGAATAAGGATCTAAAATTCCAAGTAGAAATAGATTCCGAACTTCCTTCCAGGATCACTACCGACTTGCAGAGATTGCAGCAGATCCTCCAAAACCTTCTATCAAACGCATTCAAATTTACTCATAAAGGTGGAGTAAAATTGAGAATAGAATCATCCCCCGGCGGCTGGAGTAAGGATCATAAGATCCTAAGCCAAGCGGGAGGTGTGATCGCATTCTCTGTGATAGACACAGGTATTGGAATTTCTTCAGAGAAGCAGGGACTGATCTTTGAAGCATTCCGACAAGCTGACGGTAGTACAAGTAGGAAATACGGAGGAACAGGTCTCGGACTTTCCATTAGTAAAGAGATTACTCGTATCTTAGGTGGAGAGTTGAAACTTGAAAGTGAACCGGAAGTAGGAAGTAAGTTCACCTTATACCTTCCATTAGATTATATCCAGGTGGAAGAAAATCCAATCGAACCTGATTCAATCAAATGGTCTGAAAATCCGGACAATGATTATTCCGGTTCGAGTGATTCCTATGTAAGAAGTAAGATCAAAGCAACTCGAAGAGTTCTGGAAGATGAAACTCAAAACGAATCCAAAGAAAAGGTTTTGATCATAGAAGAAGATGAGACATTCGCGAAATCACTCTTAGAGATCGCTAAAAGTAACGGTTTTAAAGGAACGGTTGCGTTGGATGGAAAAAGTGGGATCTCTGCATTACAGGAATCCTCTTTTAATGCTGTCTTGTTGGACGTCCAACTCTCGGATATGGATGGAAGTTTGATCCTGAATTGGCTGAAACGAAATCCTAAGCTTAGACAACTTCCGGTTCATGTTCTTTCTGGAGAGAATGATTGGAGAAGAAGTTTGGAAATAGGAGCGATCTCTCATTTAAGAAAGCCTGTAGGAATAGAATCCTTAAACGAGGCATTCGAGAAGATCAAAACCTATCTGCATAAAACGGACAAAACACTTTATGTTTGTGGAATAGAGAAAGAACACTCCGAATTCCTAAAGGACAAACTTACTAGTAAGGATCTGATATTCAAGAGTTTAGAGTCTGGCCAGGAACTTTTGGAAATTCTGCAAAAAGAGATCCCTGATTGTATTTTGATAGGGAACGAATTTAAGGATATGTCAGCTTCAGACCTGGTTTCCAGGATATCACTATTGGATCCTGAAAGGACATTGATACTTTTTTATTCTGATGAGCAGAATGGACCGGAAAGTTTTCAGAAACTTCTGTCCTTTAATGGTTCGAATATTCTGAAATTTGTAAATTCTCGTGCGACTTCTTTGGAAGAGATCAAGATCCATTTACACGAACCGGAATCTAACTCTAAGTCTGGCGATGCTTATTCATTAGAAGGTCATAAGGTCCTGATCGTGGATGACGATGTAAGGAATATATTTGCATTAACGAGTATGTTGGAATTACATAAAATGCAAATTCATTATGCGGAGAGTGCGTTAGACGGAATTAAAATTTTGGAAAAAAATCAAGACATAGAGATCGTTCTCATGGATGTCATGATGCCTGATATGGACGGATACGAGGCAATGAAAGTGATCCGGTCTAAAGCTGAATTTGTAAATCTCCCTATTTTAGCGCTTACGGCAAAAGCGATGAAAGGAGATCGGGAAAAATGTATAGAAGCCGGCGCAACTGAATATATAACAAAGCCGGTTAGTGTGGACCATTTGCTTTCTCTTCTTAGGGTGTTGTTGTGCAGGTAG
- a CDS encoding OsmC family protein, with protein sequence MSDIEVTVLSTPENYKTILRSKNHDVIADESKEDGGGDLGPSPHEFLLLSLGACTDITIRMYAQRKKMDLKEVIVELNLTKGTDHTEIQRIVKLEGNLSEQERERLLQVANACPVHKTLTHPIQIETKLG encoded by the coding sequence ATGAGCGACATAGAAGTAACCGTACTCAGTACTCCGGAAAATTATAAAACAATCCTTCGTAGCAAAAATCACGATGTCATTGCCGACGAATCAAAAGAAGATGGGGGAGGAGATCTGGGACCTTCTCCACATGAGTTCCTTCTTCTTTCCTTGGGAGCTTGTACAGATATCACTATCAGAATGTATGCTCAAAGAAAGAAGATGGATCTGAAGGAAGTGATCGTAGAACTGAACCTCACTAAAGGAACAGACCATACTGAGATCCAAAGAATTGTAAAATTAGAAGGGAATTTGAGCGAGCAGGAAAGAGAAAGACTTTTGCAGGTTGCAAATGCTTGTCCAGTCCACAAAACTCTGACCCATCCAATCCAGATAGAGACTAAACTGGGTTAA
- a CDS encoding MFS transporter — MKFTFSKYQIFVVALLAFIQFTVVLDFMILSPLGVQVMEQLKISTTKFGLVVSAYAFSAGISGILAAGFADRFDRKKMLLFFYSGFVLGTVLCGIAPNYEFLLFARIVTGLFGGVIASISFAIIADLFPMEARGRVMGLVMTAFAASQVFGLPIGVFFSNIWGWQSPFWMIALISGLVGVGALFKLEPIVSHLGEKTENKAIKHLLVTAGNSNYLPGFLATMLLATGGYMLMPFGSAFSVHNLGITLEDLPLVYFVTGVVSMAAGPLIGRAADKFGKYPIFLISSLIACGILFYYTAMGITPLWFVILINSALFVVITGRVISAQALNSAMPELRDRGAYMAISSSLQQLSGGIASYAAGLIVVQTPSGYIQGYPNLGYVVIVAILITVAIMYKVNEYVSSKHPAPVKSAETELVSET; from the coding sequence ATGAAATTTACGTTTAGTAAATACCAAATCTTTGTAGTCGCCTTATTGGCATTTATCCAATTCACAGTGGTTCTTGATTTTATGATCTTATCTCCATTAGGAGTTCAGGTCATGGAGCAACTAAAAATATCCACAACCAAGTTTGGACTGGTAGTTTCTGCTTATGCATTTAGCGCAGGGATTTCCGGGATCTTGGCTGCCGGTTTTGCAGACAGATTCGATCGTAAAAAGATGCTTCTATTCTTTTATAGCGGTTTCGTTTTAGGAACTGTTCTTTGTGGGATCGCACCAAATTACGAATTTCTACTATTTGCAAGGATAGTAACCGGCCTTTTCGGTGGAGTAATCGCTTCTATCAGTTTCGCGATCATTGCGGATCTATTTCCTATGGAAGCCAGAGGAAGAGTGATGGGGCTTGTGATGACTGCATTTGCCGCTAGCCAAGTTTTCGGTCTTCCGATCGGTGTGTTCTTTTCCAACATTTGGGGATGGCAGTCTCCTTTCTGGATGATCGCTCTCATTAGTGGTCTTGTGGGAGTAGGGGCGTTATTTAAGTTGGAGCCGATCGTTTCTCATTTGGGTGAAAAAACGGAGAATAAAGCGATCAAACACTTGCTTGTAACTGCGGGAAATTCAAATTATCTTCCTGGATTTTTAGCTACAATGCTTCTCGCGACCGGTGGATATATGCTTATGCCTTTCGGTTCTGCATTCAGTGTTCATAATTTAGGAATTACTTTAGAAGATCTTCCTTTAGTTTATTTTGTGACTGGGGTTGTAAGTATGGCTGCCGGTCCTTTGATCGGTAGAGCGGCAGACAAATTCGGAAAATATCCTATATTCTTGATTTCTTCTCTAATTGCTTGCGGGATACTTTTTTATTACACCGCAATGGGGATTACTCCTCTTTGGTTTGTAATATTGATCAACTCTGCGTTATTCGTAGTGATTACTGGTAGAGTAATATCTGCCCAAGCATTAAATTCTGCGATGCCTGAACTGAGAGACCGAGGTGCCTATATGGCGATTAGTTCCTCTCTGCAGCAGTTATCCGGAGGGATTGCTTCTTATGCGGCGGGATTGATCGTGGTCCAAACTCCAAGCGGATATATCCAAGGTTATCCAAACCTGGGTTACGTTGTGATTGTGGCTATTTTGATCACTGTAGCGATCATGTATAAGGTAAATGAATACGTTTCCTCTAAACATCCTGCACCTGTAAAAAGTGCCGAAACTGAATTGGTCTCGGAAACTTAA